The following is a genomic window from Vitis vinifera cultivar Pinot Noir 40024 chromosome 6, ASM3070453v1.
AGGGCCTCGCGTCCATTCCTAAAGCTGCAATTGATTGGATACAATCCAACGAGCTGACCTATGCATCGACTGTTATGTCCAAAAACCTCGGTATCATTGTTGGGAAGGACATGTAAAAGAAGGTACTGAGCAGCCTTGAAGACAGTGGAAATTCCTCTCTATGACTTCTGGAGGAGTTTTGGAAACATGTAGCAGAAACACAAGGCAATAATGGATAGTGATCATTGCGCATATTGTTTGATCACTGAATCAAAGCACTAGAATCcaagtaataattttaacaagaggagaattttttctttctttcttttcttcttgttgttaATGGTCTGTTCTTCTGAAAAATGGTATCTAGTAATCTCACATTCCTAATCCACAAAAGTGCAACAGGGAAGCAAAATTATGATTTGCAAACAGCCAAATTGCACTAACTATATGTTTTGAAAGCCTAATCGGATGAGATTCACTAGTAGCCAAAATTAAAccttccaaaattctaattaaaTGCAACTAATAACGCATACATGCATATGCAAAACCATTGGAATTAAAGTAACAATCTTTCTCCAAAATACTctttattctaatttatttatctagCTGATCTttccaattctaaaaaaataaaaataaataaataaaatcactaAAATATTCcttagaataataataaatttattttgaatttgtgCACTATCACCTaagttgataaattaaaatacaacATAAATTAGCTAATTAAAACATGTGATCATCTTTCTCCTAATTCATTGCACCATTATTCTCTCCCTTAATTGGTGGGAAATGAGCTTTCGTCAAAGTCCATACGTGGAAAAATCTAAGCCCCAAGGCTTACAAgtcttctcttatttttcttaacattacCAAATTTTTGGGGACTTGTAGAGTATACGTAtaagaatttttcttttatcactGTAATTTGATAGAATATATAGCATGTGAAAGCTCTAAATCTTGTCTTATAAACGTTAATAATGTCTCTCTCATTCTGGTAATTATCTTGATGACTTTTCCGGGAGTGTTCAATCCGTTGAGTATTGACTAGGGGCAGCATTTAGGCAGCCTACCATGATCATCCAATTGCTATGGAGTATTGACCGGGGCAATGGAACTGAGAACTCGTCCCTCTATATAAAGCTACAAGAAGAGGGTGGTGGACATCACAGAATTTTGAGAGCTTGGCCAGCCCTCCATAGATTCATCAAAATTGTTGTGCTTTTGTCTTCCTTTGAATATTCTCCAATATGGCATTAACAAGGAACAGGCCCTTTGTTGTGGTGCTGCTTCTTGGGTTTGTCATCATGTCCACCATCACAATAGGTCTCTTTTTCCCTCACTCCGCCTGTAGTTATATacgtgtatgtatatatatatatattctttttatattgttatTAGCAGTAAGTCATTATAATAACAGATCTTGAAATGTGATATCCCACTATTGGATAAGAAAAAAGTTTCTAATATTGTATGTATAAACTCTTTTCAAGTGATTTGTTGAtctgttttaaaattatgagagCGTCTTAGACTTAGAGTTGATAATGTCTACATgattagaaataaattattataaataatataagaatTAATTAATCCTTAATTTTGATGGGAGAGTTTATTTAATTTGTCCCCACAAGGGTATCTATCTGGTTAACTTCATAATATTGTGAAACACAACAAATACATTATATCTATATAAGATTAATTGTGATATCTTATGTGAAATTTCTTGGTGTTAGGTATGAATTAATTTCTCTTACTcttataaatgtgttttaagGTTATTAGGGCTACACAATTGGAAACACATCGATACATGAAAATTGATCACCCTGGAAGGCCGTTCATTCACCAAGTAGTTAGCTAGGCCGTGAGCATGAATCTGtatatgttatatttattttcttccctGAGCTAATCGTATTTTGGGTGAATCTAATGCAGGAGCACAATCCATTGGAGTTTGTTATGGAAGGAATGGCAACAACTTGCCTAGCGCATCACAAGTTATAAATCTCTACAAAAGCAATGGCATTGGAAGCATGCGAATCTATGATCCAAATTCAGATACTCTCCAAGCGCTTAGAGGATCGGACATAGAACTTATCCTCGACGTCCCCAACACCGACCTTCAATCCCTTGCCTCCGATGCTTCAGCTGCAGCTACCTGGGTGCAAAACAACGTAGTAAACTACGCATCAGAAGTGAAGTTCCGCTACATCGCTGTTGGGAATGAAGTTTTACCCACCGGCTCAAATGCTCAGTACGCCCAATACGTCCTTCCTGCCATGAAAAACGTTCAGAGTGCAATAACATCCGCAGGCCTGCAAGACCAAATCAAGGTCTCTACCGCAACATTTTCAGCCGTCCTCGGCAAATCATACCCTCCATCTGAAGGATCCTTCAGTGATGATGTCTCTTCATTCATAAACCCAATCATAAGCTTCCTCGCTGAGAATGGCTCCCCACTCCTGGCCAATATATATCCCTACTTCAGTTACACTGGCGACACACAAAACATTCGGCTTGATTACGCCTTATTCACTGCATCAGGGGTTGTGGTACAAGACGGGAGCTACCAGTATCAGAACCTTTTCGATGCCTTGTTGGATGCCCTCTATGCTGCTCTTGAAAAGGCGGGCGGGTCTAACTTGAAGATCGTTGTATCCGAGAGTGGCTGGCCATCCGAGGGAGGTACTGCAGCGACAGTGGACAATGCCAGAACTTACTACAAGAATTTGATTAATCATGTGAAGGGAGGGACTCCAAGGAAGTCTGGAGCCATAGAGACCTACTTGTTTGCTATGTTTGATGAAAACCAGAAGACTGGACTTGAGACTGAGAAACATTTCGGCCTCTTCACCCCTGGTCAAGAGTCCAAATACCAAATCAGTTTCAGTTGAAGTGATGCAGGATTGGAACATAATCCTATATCCATACTTAATTTTGAGTAATTGTCATGGAAATAAGAGTGCATGCCCATGCACGTatgcttctttttctttacaATGATATTGTAAGCTTATTGATCTTCTAATAAATAAAGCAAATTTTCTTCTAtgtaatgtaaaataaattgttAATAGTACTTGGGAAAATGGAAGAACTATACGTCACTTTGTGTCAAGGACAACATTTGTCCATCAACATACAATAGAAGTGCAATATTATGCATATATAGACTAATGAATTAAAGTAAATAGATAAAAACTATCACAGGAGATTGTCTTAAGATGGATTTTACAAGCTAAAAGATGTCATATATAATCGATATATAGGGATTACCAGGGTACTAACAAGTAACTTAACCAAGTTGACCTTTGGTTGAGCTGAGTTAAGGCTAATAgaaaccaatttaatatttttgtaatattgaGAATGTGATTAAAAATCTATGATAGAGTGTGACCATaactattaaattgattatctTCATGTATAAAAATAGTAGATTACCTAAGAGAAAAGATTTTGAAGTTGTAAACCTTCCTTTTTATTGGAACTCTTCATATCCGGTTCATCCTTTGGAACCAtatcatgcatatatatatcCCGAATTTTATACAATAAGATAAATTGAGATGGCGTTTAATATTAGAATATAAATAGTACATTTATTCTAGGTAAGTATGATAGACCAAAGGGGAATTTTAGGAAAAAAGATCTTTTAGTTTTCGATCCCTTTCCATGCATAGAGTCAATAAGGATTGAGAAGATTTACTCAAGATCAAGAGCTCCATTGTATAATTTAGACCAAACCATTAATTGAGAACTAGTTAATAATATCGattttattcatgttttaaatattttgctcaaaaaaatgtcaaataacaattaaattatatagtattttatttgttagatggatagataaatatatatttttaattattaagacCCAAGTTTAGAAAGagcttataaaaataaagttaaattgaATACCTTAACTTGCAAGTCAATTCGAATCTCTTactttgaaatttgatttaagTTCTTCATCAACCCAATTAAATTTTCCCAAGTTAAAACCCTAGTATAAACACatcaaacaatatatttatcacaaaaaattatgtttaattacCCCACATAAtcaattaatcttatttttttgcTTACAAGTTCAAATTTTCTTGCTGAGGGCTTTGTCTTTAGAATGAGTCTACCCCCACACAAACGGCAAAGATAACCAAGGTCGTACTAGAAAATTTCCAGGTCTTAGGTTTGCACTGTTACCATGCATTAATAGTCCTCCAAGGACTAGACTATGAACACTGTACTTGGAAGAAGAACGATTCCTAAGTGTCCCACAATAAATGCACTGGGGTCATTCGTGATTAACTATTGaccaatttctttttccttttgccCCTTCGAACTTGCTATGTTTCTTCTAACCAAACTTATTAATTAATTGCATATACCTTCACATTTCAAACCTTTGCATTAATCCATTTACACAAGTTCTTACCTTCTCGCTACGTTTCCTTTGTCAATGTGCCACATTTCATACATGAATGATACGTCCACTTGCATAGCGAGCTTGCTTTGTCGATTTGCACAATTTCTGGTATTCTCACCTAAGTTTTTCTTTGTCCATGCCCTACAACCCATAAATTAATGACGCGTCCGCAGCCCCATGTGGACGGCAAACAAGAGTCAGGGTCACAGATTCAAAACCACCCATTTGATCATAACACATTTTCCAGCCCTTGAATGATATTTCTTGGTTATGGAATTAATTATTGTCCATCCAAGGACCATGTCATGGACACAACTTGTAAGATCGTCTGTTCTAGTGGTCCCAAAATGACATTATTATGTTTCTTGCCTTGGCCAGATAGGGAGATGGTCCAATACACTAAGAAACCGGGTCAGCCTTGTTTTTGAGTTTGAAAGTTAGGACCCATGAATTGATTTCCATTGAGACTTGCAATAATGTCTTCTCCAACAAACTTTGTCTAAGTAAACGGTAAACATTCCTATAATAATACGTGTCTAGATGGTTTTTTTCCAATACGTCTCTTCGAagtttaaattagtttttgaaagAAACAAACTATGGCTTTTTAGAGAATTCTTATATACCTGAATTTCGATGTCGGATCACTTTTTATTCGAGTTGTAACATTTCATGTGCGTCTTTATTACTTTAGATGCTAATAATTAACCTTGCAAATAACAGTTTCTAAGCTTAAAGTCAGATGTTTATACTTATGATTGTTCTTACGTAATAAATATGAATGATGTTTGGATAACACTTTACTGTCTAAGACCTAAGTAGGAGAGAAGCTTATGTCTAGATGGACATGGGGACCCACAACCCCAACAAATTTTTGTTAACACTGGACCAtggattaaaatttttaacccattgCTATTCGCAATATCATTTTTACTAATACAGTATTTTACATTCCTAAACTATCCTCCCTTATTCTTTCCCCCTCTATTTCCTCTCTTCTCCCCAACCTCACGTCCTAATTGTAccgccttttttttttcaaccccaCCCCACATTTtaacattctttttcttttatttttatctctacCCACCCAACCCCCCACCCCAcgtaaactttgtttttttttcttttcatttcttttattttttcacactcaattgtttttcatatttttcttatattttaaaacaaaataatttctttaaataataaattataaaatgattttttcaccaaaagtatattatgtaaaatgattttattatattcaatgttttaatgtgaaattcataactcaattttttaaaataaaaattattattaaaattttaaaataaacaatatttaattggaatggtttttaaaaaaaatatatttttaattgtgttcaatatgatttttttttttttttttgtaacccaAACAAAAATATTGCATATAATTAGagattgattaaaaatatgagcaatgtaataattatttgtgTATGCGAACTTGCGAAGTAAAGACTTATAAATCttacttgaaaattgttattGGATGATTGAATTTTGTCATTCATTGTATTTCGTATGTGATTCGCAGtattaatcaactagaattTAGGTTTAATATGTTGAGAGAAGGTtagaaagagtttttttttttttaattaaaaagggtatatatgaagaaaaaaaaatgacaaaaaagtgTTATGTTTAACAAAAAGGGTATTGCGAATAGcaacccttttttttaattagctCTTTTTActatgattttaataaaaaaatgtttgtatATAATTGAGATATGGTTTTAATGGAGCCTAGCGACAAGTTGGACACAATCTCGGAGCAAATTTTGGGAATCGGAATAGATCAGGAAATTAAAACTTCCTTTAGTAACTTGATGCATGAaattcaaaagggaaaaaatatttgtaataattccAAAACCACCAACTTTCCAAACTTATTTAGACTCAAAAAGCATTAATCAAtctgaaaaaatgaaaaaacacgtaggattgtgaaaaaaatattaaccttctaaactaatatattatttgataaaattaaagaaatatatatgttattataCCAAAATTAACGAAATCTCTTATTTGATCTGTACATTTCCAGCTGCCATGGATTCATCAATTCCTTTTCTGCATTACTCCAACTTGGATATAAATGCATGGGATCAACAAGtccataaattaaatttttgctTCATTTACTGTCTTCCCATTGGTTTTGTCCTATTGTAAAAGCAGCATGCCTCTTATGGCTGCCATCTTCCTATTTCTTGGGTTGTTGATGCCCACCATTACAGGTCTCTCTGTGGCTCTCATGCATAAATATATATCATATGAATGATTATTTCGATGAAAAGAAGTTAATATTACCATTGATGTGAGTAGTTTTTACTAGTGGGTTTTTTGACTTTTGATTAATTTGCTATGAATATAATGCAGGCGCACAGTCCACAGGGGTTTGTTATGGAACACTGGCTGACAATTTACCAAGTGCACCTGAAGTTGTGCAACTGTGCCAAAGACGTGGCATCGACAAAATGCGAATTTTTGATCCAAAACCAGAAACCCTCGAAGCCCTGAGAGGATCTGGTATTCGACTCATCCTCGGTGTCCCTAATGTAAACCTGCAGGCCCTCGCGTCCACCCCTAATGCTGCAACTGATTGGGTAAAATCCAACGTGGTGACTTATGCATCAGACGTCGATATCTGGTGTATTGCTGTTGGAAATGAAGTTAGCCCCATCAATGGTGCCACTTCTCAGTTTGCTCAGTATGTACTCCCTGCCATGCAAAATATTCAAAGTGCATTGGTAGCTGCAGGCCTAGGGCAAATCAAAGTGTCCACTGCATCTTCTGCTGAATTACTTGGTAGTTCTTACCCTCCATCACAAGGAGCTTTCAGTGATGGCGCGAGCTCATTCATTGATCCGATCATCGGCTTCCTTGTTAACAACAACTCTACATTCCTAGCCAATGTGTATCCCTACTTTGCTCACATTGGTGACCCAGTGAACGTCCAACTTTCTTATGCATTATTCACTTCACCTGGGGTGGTTGTACACGATGGCCAATATGGATATCAGAACCTTTTTGATGCCATGGTTGATGCCTTCTATGCTGCCCTTGAGAAGGCAGGTGGGACGGCTTTAGACATAGTTATATCAGAGTCTGGTTGGCCATCAGATGGAGGGGTTGCAGCAACAATGGAGAATGCTAAAACTTACTATACCAATTTGGTTTATCATGTCATGCGTGGAACTCCAAAGAGGCCAGAAAAAGCTTTAGATACCTATTTGTTTGCACTGTTTGATGAGAACCAAAAGCCTGGTCCTGAATCAGAGCGCCATTTTGGCCTCTTTTTCCCTAATGAGGTTCCCAAGTACTGAATGAGTTTCAGTGGAAAGACTAATGTGTGATTCAGAATTTCAATCCTTTTGTTTATCAGCAGTTTGAACAAATACTAATTTTATTGTTCATATCTTCTGCGTTATCTGGCAATGAAATGTTgatattaaaagaaattgaaatgaaacaagaggCATAAATTCTTCTAGGGAATACCTAATCTTGAACAAATGTCAAAAAACCTTGGAAAGGACATGTAAACGAAGTACTGAGCAGCCTTGAAGACAGTGGCAATTCCTCTCTATGACTTCTGGGGGAGTTTTAGAAACATGTAGCCCAAACACAAGGCAATAATGAATAGTGATCATTGCCCATATTGTTTGATCACTGAATTAAAGCACTAGAATCcaagtaataattttaacaagaggagaaatttttttttttttttctttcttttcttcttgttgttcATTGTCTGTTCTTCTGAAAAATGGTATCTAGTCATCTGCAAACAGCCAAATTGCACCGACTATATGTTTCGAAAGCCTAATCGGATGCGATTCACTAGTAGCCAAACCCGAATAAGTATCAGTCTGaaataagttaaaattattGAGGTTTCTTGAACTTTCATGGAACCCCACATCTGCTGAAATCAAATGAGCTAGGGTAGTAGTACTTCTTAGCTCTGTTTTGGAAGCATTTTACTCAGTTTTCTTCTGTGCCCTTTTCTAGTTGGACATGAAAATCAGGTAGATGTCTCACAGCAGCCCTAATTTTTCCAAGTGTCATATGCAGAAGTCATCATAGATTACAAGCATTTTTACACTAATTGAATTCGGATCATAATTTTGAACTAGCACAATGGCTTCCATGAATACACATTCCAattgttttcttcaaaattcattgaaaataatttgagtTAGCATTTGTTTTATTATAGATTTCACCACACTAAACATCTTCATtgtattcctttttcttttctcttctaatgCACTGTTTGGCTTCCAGGAAAGAGAATTTGGCATCTTACACCTACCATTCCATTTCCATATACTAGTGAGATTCCAAAATTCTCTTCTTCCTCTCAGACGTCCTTtctgcaaccaaacagagcataAAAGGAAAATGGCAGGGTCCTTTACTTTCCCGAGAAAAAACAAGAAGCCTTTTCTCTGCTACACTCAGGACCGCAGAAAATTTACCAACTTCCTTCACTGATTGTTCTTGTCCTTTTATTAGTACATTTTGTCTAATTTATTATCTTCTGCTTACCTGGGAATCTGTTAATTGCACAATATGTTTTTTCCCTTGCTATATGAACAAGCATGATCATCCTCTGGTTCAATTGCTTGGACTCTATTCCAAGCACCAGGTCTCCAACAACATTTCTTGATTTTAGCTTTCCTCTTCCTGCACTTTGGCTATCCAATTATCGAATCAAAATGATTTTCCGAATTATAAGATGAGAGAAACCGGAATTAACTACATATCAGTCTAGCCCAAGATGAATGGTAACATTGTAGCATTGAAAAGAAATGCATTCAAGttagacattttttttcaaagatgtAAAACTAGTACTGGAGTAGTAGCGATGTCGGTTTACTCATTTTCCCCCAACTTCTCGGCCAGCAGTGCATTGTATTCATCTCTCAGGCTGTTATATTTCTCACTCAAGACCTTGAACGCTTCCATTTTCTCCTCGGGTATTTCCTTCTTTCTCTTCTCCAAACGGAGCTTCACTGATTCAATTTGTCTCTTCAGCTCTTGAATCTTCATCGTCTTCTCCTCATGCTGTTTCTGCAGCATTTCCAACTCCGATGCCTTACTGTTTGCTGCATTACCAGAGAGTTATATGCCTTTGGGatcatcaaatatcaaacaGTATAAACAGTAAGTCATTGTACTGTACAACCATTACTTTTCTAGGTATAAACAAGGGATGGGAAACATAGAATTCTAGGGTTATATATACCTTGAGGAATGAGTGAGCTGCCACCCTCCATGACTTCGGATTCCTGGAAGAAAAAAATCGTCTCAAATTAGCGGTTTCGTAATAGTAGAGAAGATAAACCATTAAGCATATATCCATGCATTCAACCTTCTAATCTTaatttcccttaaatttttttgactGCCAAACATCTCTCATACAATGCTAGCTGCTTATACATCGCTACATTACACCAAGTTTCCCTCACTTACtttctattttccttctttttcacaGAAATCCCTTGTAGAAAATAACTGCACACCTACGAAAGATCTGCAGTAGTAGTTCCAAAAGTGCCAAGAACCTGATCCAGGACCTGTTTACAGGTCAACAGAATAGGTTGATTTGGAATGCTTAAACTATTCCCATGGACATAACCAGATGCAGTACTACAGTGTGGACTATGGCTGTGTGAGCATGAGTCATGGAAGTTTATATAACCTAGTGGCACAGTCTGGCATGTGAACCCATCACAGAACCAAAGCAAAAGCTTGATGATGAGAGCATCTCCCTTGGAAGGAAACCGAATCATGAGAGCAGATTTGAGGACAGATATGCTGGGCCATTGACAAGAAAGTTTCATTTTCCTCGCGTACTGGTAGTACAAGAATGGCTGGGGAATCACAATAATGCAATTCTGCAAAAGACAGAGGGCGTCTCAAAGAAGATGAGACCATGGGGCACATGAATTTTGTAAAGGGTCTACAGAATTAACAACTTGCTTTGTATTTTTATGCATACAATGAACAATCATAGAACCACCACGTACATTTGTGAAAACATGGGCAGGGTTTGGAATGTTTTAGGGTCCACTGAGAATTATCAGAGAACCATGGAAGCTAGGGTTGAACCCCTCTTGCTACAGTGGGTCCATCACCCATGTGTGGCTTAGGGTTGCACCCTTTTATTTAAAAGTGTGTTAGATAGTAATTCTCGAAAATGTTCCTAATATttataacacttaaaatttttatctttcaaatattaaaaatggtgaaaacact
Proteins encoded in this region:
- the LOC100265368 gene encoding glucan endo-1,3-beta-glucosidase precursor, which produces MALTRNRPFVVVLLLGFVIMSTITIGAQSIGVCYGRNGNNLPSASQVINLYKSNGIGSMRIYDPNSDTLQALRGSDIELILDVPNTDLQSLASDASAAATWVQNNVVNYASEVKFRYIAVGNEVLPTGSNAQYAQYVLPAMKNVQSAITSAGLQDQIKVSTATFSAVLGKSYPPSEGSFSDDVSSFINPIISFLAENGSPLLANIYPYFSYTGDTQNIRLDYALFTASGVVVQDGSYQYQNLFDALLDALYAALEKAGGSNLKIVVSESGWPSEGGTAATVDNARTYYKNLINHVKGGTPRKSGAIETYLFAMFDENQKTGLETEKHFGLFTPGQESKYQISFS
- the LOC100249993 gene encoding glucan endo-1,3-beta-glucosidase-like, encoding MRIFDPKPETLEALRGSGIRLILGVPNVNLQALASTPNAATDWVKSNVVTYASDVDIWCIAVGNEVSPINGATSQFAQYVLPAMQNIQSALVAAGLGQIKVSTASSAELLGSSYPPSQGAFSDGASSFIDPIIGFLVNNNSTFLANVYPYFAHIGDPVNVQLSYALFTSPGVVVHDGQYGYQNLFDAMVDAFYAALEKAGGTALDIVISESGWPSDGGVAATMENAKTYYTNLVYHVMRGTPKRPEKALDTYLFALFDENQKPGPESERHFGLFFPNEVPKY
- the LOC100243073 gene encoding uncharacterized protein LOC100243073, with product MEGGSSLIPQANSKASELEMLQKQHEEKTMKIQELKRQIESVKLRLEKRKKEIPEEKMEAFKVLSEKYNSLRDEYNALLAEKLGENE